In Pseudoalteromonas carrageenovora IAM 12662, the following proteins share a genomic window:
- a CDS encoding sodium-dependent transporter: MSAVRGEFSSRFGFIMAAAGSAVGLGNIWGFPTQTASNGGAAFLVAYLVLAFFLAYPALMAELMIGRHGQANAVSSLKKISSKPWQKRFAFTVGFGGILCAGFILSFYAIVAGWMLSATAEPIATLVGADTASTWLSEQSLTRNIIFTLVFIALTVAIISRGVENGIEKWSKRLMPALLGILFALIAYVMTQDGAMEGLKAYLVPDFSSIFDAQLLVSALGQAFFSLSLGTSVMIIYGSYISKKENLVSLGAYVTLIDVFIAFVAGLLIIPAMYVAQAQGVEIFSASTGKLLSEDTLVFQVLPALFDGMGGVGLFVGFAFFALMSIAALTSSISMLEAPVSYTVERFAMKRVQATWLIGALIAIVSITIVCNLGSLFGLVITLTTKVAQPLLGLMCCIFVGWIWYRGSLLKAIQEGNPEVHNTLFWKVWPWYTKFVCPLAIGMVFLHSLLS; the protein is encoded by the coding sequence ATGAGCGCAGTTAGAGGCGAGTTTAGCTCTCGCTTTGGTTTTATTATGGCCGCCGCCGGTTCTGCCGTTGGTTTGGGCAATATATGGGGATTCCCCACACAAACAGCAAGTAATGGCGGTGCTGCATTCTTAGTCGCTTATTTAGTGCTTGCTTTCTTTTTGGCCTACCCTGCCTTAATGGCAGAGCTGATGATCGGCCGTCACGGTCAAGCTAATGCAGTGTCATCACTTAAAAAAATATCGAGTAAACCTTGGCAAAAGCGTTTTGCTTTTACTGTTGGTTTTGGTGGTATTTTATGTGCAGGCTTTATTTTAAGTTTTTACGCTATTGTTGCAGGCTGGATGCTCAGTGCTACCGCTGAACCCATAGCCACTTTAGTCGGCGCCGACACAGCATCGACATGGCTAAGCGAGCAATCACTTACTAGAAACATTATATTTACTCTAGTATTTATTGCTTTAACTGTCGCTATTATCAGTCGAGGCGTAGAAAACGGCATCGAAAAATGGTCTAAACGATTAATGCCCGCCCTGTTAGGTATTTTATTTGCACTTATCGCCTATGTAATGACACAAGATGGTGCTATGGAAGGTTTAAAAGCATATTTAGTTCCAGACTTTTCATCTATTTTTGACGCACAGCTATTAGTAAGTGCACTAGGCCAAGCTTTCTTCTCATTATCGCTAGGCACTAGTGTAATGATTATTTATGGCTCATATATTAGCAAAAAAGAAAATCTGGTTTCTTTAGGTGCTTATGTAACGCTTATTGATGTATTTATCGCTTTTGTTGCAGGCTTACTGATCATTCCAGCCATGTACGTGGCACAAGCACAAGGTGTTGAAATATTTTCAGCATCAACAGGTAAATTACTCTCTGAAGATACATTAGTGTTTCAAGTACTCCCCGCTTTATTTGACGGTATGGGCGGCGTAGGTTTATTTGTAGGCTTTGCATTTTTTGCGTTAATGAGTATTGCCGCATTAACCTCATCTATTTCAATGTTAGAAGCACCTGTGTCATACACTGTTGAGCGCTTTGCGATGAAACGCGTTCAAGCAACTTGGTTAATTGGAGCACTCATTGCAATTGTTAGTATTACTATTGTTTGCAACCTTGGTAGCTTATTTGGTTTAGTGATCACCTTAACGACTAAAGTAGCACAGCCATTGCTTGGCCTAATGTGCTGTATTTTTGTTGGTTGGATTTGGTATAGAGGCTCACTACTTAAAGCAATACAAGAAGGTAACCCTGAGGTCCATAACACTTTATTTTGGAAAGTATGGCCTTGGTACACTAAGTTTGTGTGCCCGCTGGCAATTGGCATGGTGTTTTTACACTCTTTGCTAAGCTAA
- a CDS encoding GNAT family N-acetyltransferase: MTFKCEPFDSLDSRTLFTIIRGRIDVFVVEQQCPYPELDDVDIAANTMHLYTLYNDQLHSYARCYEKNKHYSAIGRVLVSESARGKGQATLLVNEAINCCKRHWPERDIYIGAQTYLLEFYRSFGFEDYGNEYLEDGIAHQDMILKVL; this comes from the coding sequence ATGACGTTTAAATGCGAACCGTTCGACTCTCTTGACTCTCGTACTCTTTTTACAATAATTCGTGGGCGTATTGATGTATTTGTAGTGGAGCAACAATGTCCTTATCCCGAGCTAGATGATGTAGATATTGCTGCGAATACTATGCACTTATATACACTTTATAATGATCAGTTACATAGCTATGCGCGTTGCTACGAAAAAAATAAACACTACAGTGCAATAGGGCGAGTACTTGTCAGTGAAAGTGCGCGTGGAAAAGGGCAAGCTACGCTGCTTGTTAACGAGGCTATAAATTGTTGTAAGAGGCACTGGCCTGAGCGTGATATTTATATTGGCGCTCAAACTTACTTACTTGAGTTTTATCGCTCTTTTGGTTTTGAAGATTATGGTAATGAATACTTAGAAGACGGTATTGCCCATCAAGATATGATTCTAAAAGTGTTATAA
- a CDS encoding sporulation protein, producing MFKKILASVGIGAAKVDTILETEHLQPGQLFNAQIVITAGDVSQEIAGLDLLLMTRVKVAGDDGDYFTNHVIDQWRITDIGSIEPGEVKSIPFEARLHPETPITEINAGYNQSHVWIETGLDIDLALDPTDKDHLHIYPNEAVKTCMQAMDKLGFSLMKADVEKGHLRASTFQSLSGCYQELEYKPNSRSLFGLQEIELSFVPEAHKTHVLIELDRAFRSDGYVDLTIEHDHVNLSQLCDQLERLFT from the coding sequence GGGTATTGGTGCTGCGAAAGTAGACACTATTTTAGAAACTGAGCACTTACAACCAGGTCAGCTTTTTAACGCGCAAATAGTTATTACAGCGGGTGATGTAAGCCAAGAGATTGCAGGTTTAGATTTATTATTAATGACCCGTGTAAAAGTGGCCGGTGATGATGGCGATTATTTTACTAATCATGTAATCGATCAGTGGCGCATTACTGACATAGGGTCTATTGAACCTGGTGAAGTAAAAAGCATTCCTTTTGAAGCTCGTCTTCACCCTGAAACACCAATTACTGAAATTAACGCGGGTTACAACCAATCTCATGTATGGATTGAAACAGGCTTAGATATTGATTTAGCACTTGATCCTACAGATAAAGACCATTTACACATTTATCCTAATGAAGCCGTTAAAACATGCATGCAGGCAATGGATAAACTAGGATTCAGCTTGATGAAAGCGGATGTTGAAAAGGGTCATTTACGTGCATCTACTTTTCAGTCTCTGTCAGGCTGTTATCAAGAACTTGAATACAAACCAAATAGCCGCAGCTTATTTGGGCTTCAAGAAATTGAGCTGTCGTTTGTTCCTGAGGCACATAAAACTCACGTGCTGATAGAGCTTGATAGAGCCTTTAGAAGCGATGGTTATGTAGATTTAACTATAGAGCATGACCATGTTAATTTGTCGCAGTTGTGCGACCAACTAGAGCGCTTATTTACTTGA